In Odocoileus virginianus isolate 20LAN1187 ecotype Illinois chromosome 5, Ovbor_1.2, whole genome shotgun sequence, a single window of DNA contains:
- the LOC110144150 gene encoding olfactory receptor 10T2-like, translating into MKRQNQSMITEFILIGFSNLGDLQILLFFIFLLIYLTTLMANATIMTVIRLDRALHTPMYFFLFVLSCSETCYTLVIVPKMLANLLSTAPTISLSGCVAQLYFFVGLACTNCFLIAVMGYDRYVAICNPLNYTLIVSRATCTQLVLASSFCGFLISVVVNVLVFSVPFCASNRINHFFCDISLVIKLGCIDTNLKEMVIFFLSILVLLVPLVLIFISYVFIVSTILKISSIEGQCKAFATCASHLTVVIVHYGCASFIYLRPTSLYSSDKDRLVAVTYTVITPLLNPLVYTLRNKEVKTALKKFLSRYLLSKTV; encoded by the coding sequence ATGAAAAGGCAGAACCAGAGCATGATCACGGAGTTCATCCTTATAGGCTTCTCAAACCTAGGGGATCTGCAGATCCTTCTCTTCTTTATCTTCCTTCTGATCTACCTAACCACTCTGATGGCCAATGCCACCATTATGACAGTCATTCGTCTGGATCGGGCTTTGCACACCCCTATGtacttctttctctttgtccTCTCCTGTTCTGAAACCTGCTACACCTTGGTCATTGTACCAAAAATGCTGGCCAACCTGCTTTCCACAGCTCCAACTATTTCATTATCTGGGTGTGTGGCCCAGCTCTATTTCTTTGTGGGCTTGGCTTGTACCAACTGTTTCCTAATTGCTGTAATGGGCTATGATCGCTATGTTGCCATCTGCAACCCTCTCAACTACACACTCATTGTCAGCAGAGCCACCTGCACACAGCTGGTTTTAGCCTCAAGTTTCTGTGGTTTCCTGATCTCTGTGGTTGTCAACGTCCTGGTGTTTAGTGTACCCTTCTGTGCCTCCAATCGGATCAACCACTTCTTCTGTGACATTTCCCTAGTCATAAAACTGGGCTGCATAGACACCAACCTGAAGGAGATGGTTATCTTCTTCCTCAGCATTCTGGTGTTGCTGGTTCCCTTAGTGCTGATCTTCATCTCCTATGTCTTCATTGTTTCCACCATCCTCAAGATCTCCTCAATAGAGGGACAGTGTAAGGCCTTCGCCACCTGTGCCTCCCACCTCACAGTGGTCATCGTCCACTATGGTTGTGCTTCCTTTATCTACTTAAGGCCCACATCCCTGTACTCCTCAGATAAGGATCGGCTTGTGGCAGTGACCTATACAGTGATTACCCCACTACTTAACCCTCTTGTCTATACACtgagaaataaagaagtaaagaCAGCTCTGAAAAAGTTTCTCAGTAGGTACTTGCTTTCCAAAACTGTATGA